ATGTAGTTTCGTTTTTTATTATACTAGACGTGCTGGATATTGTACAAAAAATTCTGCCTAATACCCTTTTTGCTGCCTATCATAATTTACTTCATTTTTCGCAATATATGCCTGTTCGATTTGGTCTTCACTTAAACCAAGCAGCTGGGCAAGCTTCATATAACCCTGGAATAATTCCAGGTAGGACTCCCTGCTGCGGCTGTTCCTGAATTTTTGCACACAGTTGTAAATTGCCAGGAACTGACCGGTTGTATCGATTTCAATGGATGCGCCTTGCATAATAGATTCCACATCATCAAAACCACACTCAATC
The nucleotide sequence above comes from Mesobacillus jeotgali. Encoded proteins:
- a CDS encoding dUTP diphosphatase, which translates into the protein MNTITLFKMQKALDSHIESHHQIENEDLFDRKVLALLVEIGELANETRCFKFWSVKPSSEIDVILEEFVDGVHFILSLGIECGFDDVESIMQGASIEIDTTGQFLAIYNCVQKFRNSRSRESYLELFQGYMKLAQLLGLSEDQIEQAYIAKNEVNYDRQQKGY